The nucleotide window AACAACAATAAACAAGAGATCAGCTTCCTTCTATGTATCACTTtattgagattaaaaaaatatccattgACTTTAGCACTCAACCACATAAAAAAAGGAAGCTTATAATGCCACAATGCTTCCATCATAATGGCAATATCTTATGTGCATCTCCAGTGGTGGCAGCAAAGATATTCCACTAAGCTGCAACCTGAAAACCCTTTTATTGTCCCTGATAAAGTTTACAGCAAGCAATGCTCAAATGCCTTTGCATTATTCTCCAAACTTTCCCATGTTCACCCATTCGGTTAACCTGAGAGAACAGAACATTTTGTTCATGTTCAGCAAATTaaacacataaaaagaaaattttgcgGTAAAGTTTCACATTATAATGGAGATGCAAAGTGTAACATTGCATGGTGTGTTATGAGTAAAAGAGCCACAATGTGCATACTGACATGTTTGAGTACAAGCTATTGAATGAATTGCGGTGAAAAACTTGTGACAATTACATAAAATGGCATTGTCAGAGTGCCACAATTAAATGAATTGGTGTGAAAATCTTGTGACCAGATATAAGCAGCAGATCTTCCATCTAACCTTTTTGTAATTGTCACAAAATTCAGATCTCAAAATTCTAATATAATAAACTGCAGATCTCAAAATTCAGCTATTTTGTGATGTGAATCTAACTCTAGTTATTCCATGTCAGAAATGAAATTACACAACATTAAGGTTTTAAAGACGAAGCATGGGGGGACATATATTGTACCATAGAACAGCTAGCCAGTACCAACTTTACCCAGTTCCTTAATATTTACCAGAGGTTGAAGGGCCTATTTTGTCTGGCTAACTGATTTAGATCTCAGACTTGTGGCTTGAAGGAGCATTCCCAGCAAGTATATCCCACAAAGAGCTTAGAGCCACTACACAAGAATCTTGTAATCAAGCAACAAAACTAAACTATACAGAAGCAATCTGCTTGGAGGTTCCACTTCATGAACTAAGGAGAGGCTTCACCTCACGTCGAAAGTTCTATAGCTTCTTACTGCATGCTCATTGTTTTGTTACTTACTAAGAGAATCCAGCACCCCATAGTTTCTTTTTGTGGTAAATGACAAAGGAATGTTGAATGCGGTTCTGGGAGTCTTCAGTGCCTTAACTTGATTTCAATATCATTGTGCTCATCTTTGTTGTCAAAGATAACATGACAATCCTTAGCTTAATATTGTCCCTCTACTCAAACGCTGCTGTCTTAAATCACCTTTGCATTGCCAGCTAAAATTAAGCAACAGTAGTTCCTTGTTTAAAGAGCTTTATCTACTACACAATGATGACCTGGTGACTAGACAAAGCTGAAAATCAAGTACATGTGGTATGTGTGTAATATGGGCCGATTACTTAAATTATCTAAACAAAGGGCGTTGCCAGCCCATTAAATCACATTCACCAAACAAAGCTGCTGCCTAGcagttattaaagaagcaaagcataTCAATTTTGAAAAATCACTGGTCAGGGAATATGCTACTTAAGGACTCAATATGCAGGACTAGTATCAATCCTCCTGCAATATTCCTCTTAGTTATTCTATAACCACAACCAATACATTCTTTGATTTGTTAAAACAAGCCATAAAGCCTATTATCAACAAGAAATGCCTTTTACATAAGGGCAATACAAGGCTTCCAAGTTATGATGGatctcttttttgtttctcatgGCAACAGGGAAATCAGGATTTCAATATTATACACAATAAGCTTTCCTACACTTTGTCACAAGACACTAATTGCCACGAAAATGCCAATAACCTTCAAGCTTCTATAAGCAGAACACCAAAtctatcaaatttaaaaatggcATGCATTGCAGTAAATGAGATTAACAATCTCTTAGCATGAAGCATGTGATCTAGAAAGaaacaaatgtatatatatatatattattcatgcaAATCCCACACACAGTGTTTGACAACAGATTTGgcacaaagaaaaaaagggtgTGAGAGAAAAATCACTGTAGAGACCTGCTTATTGAAAGATGTGCATCTATCAGTATGAGTTCCTATTCACGTCCTCCCATGCCCTTGGAGGCAGTTGCTGCTGCAGAAGCAGCTTCACTCAAGCCCATCTTCTGCAGCTCATTCATAAAACCATCTACATCACCTTCACTGATTTTATATGGCGTGTGTGATACACCAGGAAAAACTTTGTCCTGGACTTCTTGTTTGTACTCGGACAAAGCTTTATTAATGGCCTCACCCACATGCCCATATTGCTTGCAAAATTTTGGGGTTACCTGCCAACCAGCAAACAATACATTCATGGAGCACAATAAGGGTGCCAAGTtgtaaattattgaaaaatgaaCTGAACTAACCTTTGCATGATGGGGATGTTGCAACATGCCCAACAAATCATGATAAACCAACACCTGCACAGATATTTAGATGCCAAGTAATCAACTACTTAAATCAGAAAATAAACATCTTGGTAAGTTAGTAACTGCTTTTGCTCAAATGAGTCTCTGTGggattagaaaaaaatattcaatgtcaAGAAGGACAGATACATACAAAGAGTGGCTCCTGGTGAGATAAAGCATACCCACCTCACTATTGTAATCTACAATGCAGGggcaaatatatcaaaatcataCGATCTCCCATTTAAAAAGTCTTTAAGGCTGAAAGATGGTTTAATCAAGAGGAATCATCTAAAATTACAGTTTGCTTAAAGGAGCTTGGTCAAATGTGGAAAACAAGGGAGTCCCTATACATATGGAGCATGAATTTGGATAGTAAGCCTTCAGTATCCTAACAAAACATTCTTCATACTATTACAAGATCTTTCTGATATAACTTTTGATGTTTGGCAGTGATCTACAATTTAGCAGCaagtaaaagcaataaaatttTGTCAAGTTCAGTAAAAAGTTTCATCAAACAAGATGAAAAGATGAACTAACCTGTCCACTGCAGTATGGCCCAGCTCCAATACCAATAGTGGGAATCTGCAATGCAGCAGTCGCAGCAGCAGCAACGGGCGCAGGTACACACTCCAAAACCACCGAGAAGCATCCCACCTCCTGCAACGCCAGCGCCGTCTCCACCACCTGGCATTCACACAAACACTTCATGAACCATTTACTCCAAAGCGTCAATTTCAATTACATTCATGAAATCGAAGTAAAAATGAGACCTTTACTGCACTGTTGATGGTCTTCCCTTGCGGCCGAAAACCCTCCGAGAACGCTAATCGCCTGAGGCGTAAGCCCAACATGCCCGATCACAGCGATCCCGGCCTCCACAATCGCCCTCGCAGCACCGATCCTCGAAGGCGCAGCTCCTTCCAGCTTGATCGCATCCATGTTCCCCTCTTTCAAAACCCTCACCGCCGTGTCCACCGCCTGCCCTAATCCCCAAAACAACAAACACCAAATCATCAAAAcccaaaatcaaatcaaaaccaaTCCCAGATCAAAATCCCAATCGGAATACCTGCGCGGAAGACGACTCATAGGAACCGAAAGGGAGGTCGCCGACGAGGAGCGACCGGGTGGCACCGCGCGCGACGGCGCGGCAATGGCTTAGCATCTCATCAAGGGTGATCGGGAGAGTGGTATCATAGCCATGGACGACCATCGCGGCCGAGTCACCAACGAGGCAGATGTCGATGCCGGCAGTGTCGACCTGGACGGCGGAAGGGTAATCGTAGGCGGTGACCATGGTGATGGGCTCACCGGCGAGGTGCTTCTGGCGGAGGGAGTTGAGGGTGACGcgttggttagggttttgaggcttGGGGCCGCCATAGACGGTGCTCTCGGGGACGTTGCTGAAGAGACGCCGGGCGAGACAATGCATGGCGCCGGAGATTTGATGGTGATCACGAGACGAGATGAACGGAGGATAACAATATTGGttcataagatatatatatatatatatatatataattatattaaatattgttttaatcttCAAACACAAATCTAGTGTCTATCTctcattaaaaattttcctaagataatcatataatatttataataatattaaaatatttataattatctttaattttaaaccaaaactttgaaagggtcatgaatattataaatggaTTACTACCGCGACGTTACTGTATCATATGGTCAGATGGCACTATAGCAGCCGccaatattattactatttcaCCTAACAGTGTATTTTGAACTGTTGGATCGAATCAATCCTAACCGTCCATTCAAATCATGAATGCCTATAAAAACCTCCACCTGTTTATTGTAAGatatagaagagaagaagagatagataagagaaagaaagaagaagtaaATTATCAAAGTGTTTGATAAAATATTCTGGcttttattattctctttatacttataatatattcatggaaatttatatatatgtttatattgagGATGAATTATTTGTTGCTTATACAATACGCTATCAGCACGAGTCTCCTCCTAatcttgttttacattttcatttaaCTTTAATGTAACTTTATTTCTAGtgttcatattttctttttaatcttttctcttatcatctattatattttatagagatTGATTTTGGTATAATATCTGattggtctctctacttttctctatcttcctttttggtccctctactcgaAAATGCAATTAATCCCaatactcttgaaaatgggccCATTTAGTCCCCTACTCTTAGTCTCTtcctaactagtccctctacttttacaAATACAGGGCCTAGTTGGCCCATTTTCAAGtatagagggactaagtgggcccattttcaagagtatatggactagttgggagcatttctgagtagatggactaaaagagaaaagaaagaaaagtggAGGGACCAATTTGGGTATTATGTTGGTGGCAAATATCGCAAAAAGTGAATTCGAGGCTcttcacatttctgggagtAATTATATATCATGGAGCCTAGATATCAATCTCCATTTGAAAGCAAGGAACATGGGCAAACCTATTTATGTTAATGATAATGagcctaatgataataaaacgaaagccttaatatttataaggcatcacaTTGATGATGGGCTGaagaatgaatatttgaccATTGATGATCCACAGAAATTGTAATTATCCTtgaaagagagatttgaacatctTAGAATGGTCTACTTACCCAAAATACTTAATAACTGGTCAAGTCTCAGGTTCCAAGACTTTAAAAGTGTGTAAGAATATAATTtcgagctatttaaaattgtttcagtACTACGTCTCTGTGGAGAAACAGTGATGGAAGgtatgatgctcgagaaaacattCACAACATTTCATGCACGCAATGTTATATTACatcaacaatatagagaaaaaaatttcacaaaatttttagaattaatttcttgtctccttgtggcggAGTAAAACAATGAACTATTGATGCAGAATCATCAATCTCAACCATCTGGATTGGCACCactatcaaaaattaattttaggcAAAGACGATGGCGTGGTCAGGGTACCAGTTTTAAAAATTGCGGTGGACGTGGATATCATGGCGGTTAAGGACGACGTGATCATGATGGGGGCCGAAATTGATGTACAttaacaaaagcaacaaagccATAACATGGTTAGAGACAAAGAGGGATACTTGCTATCAGTGTGGCTTGGAAGGTCATTGGTCCAGAAGTTGCATGACCCCTAACAAAGccataaaattatgtttttctattttgttagaAGTATtgctgatgatgaatgcattattgattgctAGACAACACATActattttgataagaaaatatattttatctccttatcaatgagaaatgCATGTATAGCCATAATAGCAGGGTCATCAGACCTGATTTAAGGTACTGGAGAAGCAacattgatgttgccaaatgggataccttgcagatgaaaaatgctctcgattctcctaagtctaggaggaaccttctcagctttaaagatatatgtcttaatggatatcatttagagatggttgataaggaaggaaaagaatatatTCATATTACACAAattatttcatgccaaaaacgtgtacttgaaagctttccctaTATATTTTCAGGACAATATTTTATgcgtattaaagtgatggaatcacatacggtaGTAACCCTGAAGGTTAATGAcccagagatatttaaaatatggcattaAAGACTTGGACATCTAGGTGCTATTATGTTGGGCCAGATTATTACTAATTCTCATGGACACCAATtaaaggattataaaatcctaacatataatgaatatgcatgttcagcaTGCTTaatgggaaagctaataacTAGACTTTTGACAACTAAAGTAactggtgaatctcctaaatttttagaaaaaatacaaGGAGACATATATGAACCAATACATCCATTATGAGGACCATTTaagtattttatggttttaattgatgcatcgactagatggtcccatgtttaaCTTCTATCTACAAGAAATGTAGCTTTTGCAAGGTTATTGACGCAAATATCAGGCTTAAAGCATAATTTCCAGATTATCCCATAATGACAATCCGtcttgataatgctggtgaattttcatcaaaatcattttatgattattatatgGCTGTTGGAATACATGGTGAGCATCAagtagctcatgtacatacccaaaatgggttggcggagtcattaattaaaataatccaGATTATTGCTcgtccaatgttattaaggacaAAACTGCCTACAAGTGTgtggggtcatgctattttgcatgttGCAGTTTTAATACGGACCCGACCCATTGCATGTAAtttatattcaccacaccaGCTTGTTATGGATAAAGAGCCTGATATTTCACATATAAGAACATTTGGTTGTGCAAAATATGTGCCAATAAcaccaccaaatcgtacaaaaatgggtccacaaagcagacttggtatatatgttggttacgATTCTCCctcaattatacgatatttaaAGCGATTAACGGAAGATGTATTTACTGCAAGACTTGtagattgtcattttgatgaatcaaCGTTCCCTTTATtagggggagaaatgattactcaaacaaactaaaaaaaattgattggaatgcatcacgattgCATACATATGATCCACGCACCAATAAATGCGAACTTAAAGTTAAAAGGaacattaaattacaaaaaattgcaAATGAAATGCCTGATGCATTCATTGATACTATAATGGTCACCAAGTCATATATACCAGTTGCCAAtgctcctgcaagaattg belongs to Dioscorea cayenensis subsp. rotundata cultivar TDr96_F1 chromosome 17, TDr96_F1_v2_PseudoChromosome.rev07_lg8_w22 25.fasta, whole genome shotgun sequence and includes:
- the LOC120281429 gene encoding LOW QUALITY PROTEIN: 3-methyl-2-oxobutanoate hydroxymethyltransferase 1, mitochondrial-like (The sequence of the model RefSeq protein was modified relative to this genomic sequence to represent the inferred CDS: deleted 1 base in 1 codon), with amino-acid sequence MHCLARRLFSNVPESTVYGGPKPQNPNQRVTLNSLRQKHLAGEPITMVTAYDYPSAVQVDTAGIDICLVGDSAAMVVHGYDTTLPITLDEMLSHCRAVARGATRSLLVGDLPFGSYESSSAQAVDTAVRVLKEGNMDAIKLEGAAPSRIGAARAIVEAGIAVIGHVGLTPQAISVLGGFRPQGKTINSAVKVVETALALQEVGCFSVVLECVPAPVAAAATAALQIPTIGIGAGPYCSGQVLVYHDLLGMLQHPHHAKVTPKFCKQYGHVGEAINKALSEYKQEVQDKVFPGVSHTPYKISEGDVDGFMNELQKMGLSEAASAAATASKGMGGRE